The following are from one region of the Achromobacter xylosoxidans genome:
- a CDS encoding DUF1828 domain-containing protein, whose amino-acid sequence MSTFLEASGWTVLPAGEHAIRAISPMTLGLDGQHAAFFIAHPDESTFYLTDACETAMHASSYGIDLAAKRIDILNETPGVSLAHFDRDGAIVASGPNEQLQEALWDAVKLAMALSFQCAKWMPKFSQLRFRAQVGRALTAGVGVNRMVKGARAKGSSGHTADFAFAVRAASSTALTYIEPIALKAGKKMDWTQVYQTHGKMSDVKMADARNSRMVILEDGASAEEFKKAVTILEQSATVQTLAKTRDWREVFSG is encoded by the coding sequence ATGAGCACTTTCCTGGAAGCCTCCGGCTGGACCGTCCTGCCGGCGGGCGAGCACGCCATCCGCGCCATATCGCCCATGACCCTGGGCCTGGACGGGCAGCATGCGGCCTTCTTCATCGCGCATCCCGACGAGTCCACGTTCTACCTCACCGACGCCTGTGAGACCGCGATGCACGCGTCCAGCTATGGCATCGACCTGGCGGCCAAGCGCATCGACATCCTGAATGAAACGCCGGGCGTCAGCCTGGCGCACTTCGACCGCGACGGCGCCATCGTCGCCAGCGGTCCCAACGAACAGCTGCAGGAAGCGCTGTGGGACGCGGTCAAGCTGGCGATGGCCCTGTCGTTCCAGTGCGCCAAGTGGATGCCGAAGTTCAGCCAGCTGCGCTTCCGCGCGCAGGTCGGACGGGCGTTGACGGCGGGCGTGGGCGTGAACCGCATGGTCAAGGGCGCGCGCGCCAAGGGCAGCAGCGGCCACACGGCCGATTTCGCCTTCGCCGTGCGCGCCGCCAGCAGCACCGCGCTGACGTACATCGAACCGATCGCCCTGAAGGCCGGCAAGAAAATGGACTGGACGCAGGTCTACCAGACCCACGGCAAGATGTCGGACGTGAAGATGGCGGACGCGCGCAACTCGCGCATGGTCATCCTGGAGGACGGCGCCTCGGCCGAGGAATTCAAGAAAGCCGTGACCATCCTGGAACAGTCCGCGACCGTGCAGACGCTGGCCAAGACGCGCGATTGGCGGGAAGTCTTTTCCGGCTAG
- a CDS encoding FMN-binding negative transcriptional regulator: protein MYLPSAFREDSPEVQHEFIRAHPLGVLTTSGDGGLMANHIPCLLYPEGPHGVLRLHVARANPQLANLAAGRECLVVFHGPQAYVTPSWYPTKAETHKVVPTWNFVAVHAWGVPVIQDDPAWLRAQLDALTDSQERARAQPWRVADAPADFIAAQMRAIVGVEIPIARIEGKWKVSQNRTLADRRGVAEGLAAENGDAVMAGLVARRGGLE, encoded by the coding sequence ATGTATCTGCCGTCCGCCTTTCGCGAAGACTCGCCCGAAGTCCAGCACGAATTCATCCGCGCCCACCCCCTGGGCGTGCTCACGACCAGCGGGGATGGGGGGCTGATGGCGAACCACATTCCCTGTTTGCTCTATCCCGAGGGGCCGCATGGCGTATTGCGCCTGCACGTGGCTCGCGCCAATCCGCAGCTTGCCAACCTGGCTGCAGGCCGCGAATGCCTGGTCGTCTTCCATGGGCCGCAGGCTTACGTCACGCCGTCCTGGTATCCGACCAAGGCCGAGACGCACAAGGTCGTGCCCACCTGGAACTTCGTTGCCGTGCACGCCTGGGGCGTGCCGGTGATCCAGGATGATCCGGCCTGGCTGCGGGCCCAGCTGGATGCGCTGACCGACAGCCAGGAAAGGGCGCGCGCGCAGCCTTGGCGCGTGGCCGACGCGCCTGCGGATTTCATCGCCGCCCAGATGCGTGCCATCGTCGGCGTGGAGATCCCCATTGCGCGCATCGAAGGCAAATGGAAGGTCAGTCAAAACCGCACGCTTGCCGACAGGCGCGGCGTGGCCGAAGGCCTGGCGGCGGAAAACGGCGATGCGGTCATGGCCGGGCTGGTTGCCCGCCGCGGCGGGCTGGAGTAA
- a CDS encoding ArsR/SmtB family transcription factor, giving the protein MESEFADINLSAVAGAIADPARARMLCVLLDGRARTATELAAAADIGASTASSHFLRLREQGLVEMAVQGKHRYYRLANSEVGHALEALLVVAGAERVPFKPSTPSALREARTCYDHMAGTLAVRIHDAMLSRQWLTADGRDYLLTPLGEAALAQIGVDVSQARQRRRRFACSCLDWSERRSHLGGALGAALLEALTRRGWISKDLDSRALSVTKKGEKQFPAFFGPAGEQPAAATAQHDRHVAA; this is encoded by the coding sequence ATGGAATCCGAGTTCGCCGACATCAATCTTTCCGCCGTGGCTGGCGCCATCGCCGATCCGGCCCGCGCCCGCATGCTGTGCGTGCTGCTGGACGGCCGCGCGCGCACCGCGACCGAACTGGCGGCTGCCGCCGACATCGGCGCCTCCACCGCCAGCAGCCATTTCCTGCGCCTGCGGGAACAAGGGCTGGTGGAAATGGCCGTGCAGGGCAAGCACCGCTACTACCGCCTGGCCAACAGCGAGGTCGGACACGCGCTGGAGGCCTTGCTGGTGGTGGCTGGCGCGGAACGCGTGCCGTTCAAACCCAGCACGCCGTCGGCGCTGCGGGAGGCGCGCACCTGTTATGACCACATGGCGGGCACGCTGGCCGTGCGCATCCATGACGCCATGCTGTCGCGCCAATGGCTTACGGCGGACGGGCGCGATTACCTGCTGACGCCGTTGGGCGAGGCGGCGCTGGCGCAGATAGGCGTGGACGTGTCGCAGGCGCGCCAACGCCGGCGGCGCTTCGCCTGTTCCTGCCTGGACTGGAGCGAGCGCCGCTCGCATCTGGGCGGCGCCTTGGGCGCGGCGCTGTTGGAGGCGCTGACGCGCCGGGGGTGGATCAGCAAGGATCTGGATTCACGTGCGCTGAGCGTCACGAAAAAGGGCGAAAAGCAGTTTCCCGCTTTCTTTGGACCGGCCGGTGAGCAGCCGGCCGCAGCGACTGCGCAGCACGACCGCCATGTTGCGGCTTGA
- a CDS encoding MFS transporter, which translates to MPASRKFFGWTVLYATFVLAIFGWGVGFYGPPVFLHAVAQRTGWGVALVSGAVTLHFLCGTVVVANLPRLYRRCGVPAVTLGGAVLLAFGVGGWATAAQPWQLYAAALFSGMGWVTLGAAAVNALISPWFVRRRPAALGMAYNGASVGGIVFSPLWVYLIGQAGFDQAALWVGAAMVAVIAVLSRQVFALTPQQLGQEPDGACAATQAPAAAAGIAPPAPVADLWRNRAFLTLAAGMALGLFAQIGLIAHLLSLLAPLLGAQTAGLAMGLATAAAIGGRTLVGWLMPAGTDRRKVACLAYAIQIAGSLILMLAAEHAWAIWLGVLLFGSGIGNATSLPPLIAQTEFAREDAQRVVPLIVAMSQGAYAFAPASFGMLRAWSEQAGQPLLWFLAAAACLQAAAIASFAWGRITPARRGGQPARP; encoded by the coding sequence ATGCCCGCATCCCGGAAATTCTTCGGCTGGACAGTGCTTTACGCCACCTTCGTGCTGGCGATCTTCGGCTGGGGCGTCGGCTTCTACGGCCCGCCCGTCTTCCTGCATGCCGTGGCGCAGCGTACAGGCTGGGGCGTGGCCCTGGTATCCGGCGCCGTCACGCTGCACTTTCTTTGCGGCACCGTGGTGGTCGCCAACCTGCCGCGTCTGTACCGGCGCTGCGGCGTGCCGGCAGTCACGCTGGGCGGCGCCGTGCTGCTGGCGTTCGGCGTGGGCGGCTGGGCCACGGCCGCGCAGCCCTGGCAGCTCTACGCAGCCGCGCTGTTCTCGGGCATGGGCTGGGTGACATTGGGAGCCGCCGCCGTCAATGCGTTGATCTCACCCTGGTTCGTGCGCCGCCGCCCCGCCGCGCTGGGCATGGCCTACAACGGCGCCAGCGTCGGCGGCATCGTCTTTTCGCCCTTGTGGGTTTACCTGATCGGCCAGGCGGGATTTGACCAGGCGGCCTTGTGGGTGGGCGCGGCGATGGTGGCGGTGATCGCCGTGCTGTCGCGCCAGGTGTTTGCCCTGACGCCGCAACAGCTCGGCCAAGAGCCGGATGGCGCTTGCGCTGCGACTCAGGCGCCGGCGGCTGCGGCAGGCATCGCCCCGCCCGCGCCGGTGGCGGACCTGTGGCGCAACCGCGCCTTTCTCACCTTGGCTGCCGGCATGGCGCTGGGCCTGTTCGCCCAGATCGGTCTGATCGCGCATCTGCTGTCCCTGCTGGCGCCGCTGCTGGGTGCGCAGACTGCCGGCCTGGCAATGGGCCTGGCCACGGCCGCGGCCATAGGCGGGCGCACGCTCGTCGGTTGGCTGATGCCTGCCGGCACGGACCGGCGCAAAGTCGCCTGCCTGGCCTATGCCATCCAGATCGCCGGTTCGTTGATTCTGATGTTGGCCGCCGAGCACGCCTGGGCCATCTGGCTGGGCGTTCTGCTGTTCGGCTCAGGCATAGGGAACGCGACCTCGCTGCCGCCGTTGATCGCGCAGACAGAGTTCGCCCGCGAAGACGCGCAACGTGTGGTCCCGCTGATCGTCGCCATGTCGCAAGGCGCCTACGCCTTCGCGCCCGCGTCGTTCGGCATGCTGCGGGCATGGTCCGAACAGGCCGGACAGCCGCTGCTCTGGTTCCTGGCGGCGGCGGCCTGCCTGCAGGCTGCCGCCATCGCCAGTTTCGCGTGGGGGCGGATTACTCCAGCCCGCCGCGGCGGGCAACCAGCCCGGCCATGA
- a CDS encoding GNAT family N-acetyltransferase, which translates to MTDQQQKFMIRPARPEDAVMLEDLLMRTYESTWMPEMTAERDQQFRASGKTAQYVSARGSLFMVCEIDGVLAGMADWENDFIWALHVHPARQGQGVGGALLAWMEAAIQGAGFARARLETDSFNMRSRQFYGKHGYAEIDTYPDEEWDCGFTTVLLEKPLPV; encoded by the coding sequence CCGGCCTGAGGACGCAGTCATGCTCGAAGACCTGCTGATGCGCACCTACGAAAGCACATGGATGCCGGAAATGACGGCGGAAAGGGACCAGCAGTTCCGCGCCAGCGGCAAGACGGCCCAGTATGTGAGCGCCAGGGGCAGTCTTTTCATGGTGTGCGAAATCGACGGCGTGCTGGCAGGCATGGCGGATTGGGAGAACGACTTCATCTGGGCCTTGCACGTGCATCCCGCAAGGCAAGGGCAGGGCGTTGGCGGCGCCTTGCTGGCATGGATGGAAGCGGCGATCCAGGGCGCGGGATTCGCACGCGCGCGGCTGGAGACGGATTCTTTCAACATGCGCAGCCGCCAGTTCTATGGCAAGCACGGCTACGCCGAGATCGATACCTATCCTGACGAGGAATGGGACTGCGGCTTCACTACCGTCCTGCTGGAAAAGCCCTTGCCGGTCTGA